A stretch of the Fusobacterium varium genome encodes the following:
- a CDS encoding citrate transporter: MVAALGFITIIVLLAVIMTKKMSPLVALISVPVITALIGGHGLKIGTYINEGVKSIAPTGTMFIFAILFFGILTDAGTFQPIIDKILKIVGKDPIKIAIGTAILAMIVHLDGSGAVTFLVTVPAMLPLYEALGMRKTTLATIVALGAGVMNILPWGGPTIRAATSLKIPVTELFNPLLIPVLAGILFVLFVAFKLGRDEKRRLGNIENVEIDTNNLGEKKESRNFIINILTIIVAIVVLVSGKLSPTVVFMIAFCISIVINFPSVKEQKERVDAHAKAALMMASILFAAGAFIGIMQKSGMITEMSTVIVKTIPQSLGSYMAVITGIIGMPASLLFDPDSFYFGVLPVLATTAQEFGSSAIAVGRAAILGQMTTGFPVSPLTASTFLLVGLTGVELGEHQKKTIPYAFLTTIVMLIVAIVTGALYR, from the coding sequence ACAGCACTTATAGGAGGACATGGGTTAAAAATTGGAACATATATCAATGAAGGAGTAAAATCAATAGCTCCAACAGGGACTATGTTTATTTTTGCAATTTTATTCTTTGGTATTCTTACAGATGCAGGAACTTTCCAGCCAATCATTGATAAGATTTTAAAAATTGTTGGTAAGGATCCAATAAAAATAGCTATAGGAACAGCAATATTGGCTATGATAGTACATTTAGATGGATCAGGAGCAGTAACATTTCTGGTAACAGTTCCAGCAATGCTTCCATTATATGAAGCATTAGGAATGAGAAAAACTACTTTAGCTACAATAGTAGCTTTAGGTGCAGGGGTAATGAATATTCTTCCATGGGGAGGACCTACTATCAGAGCAGCAACTTCTTTAAAAATACCTGTAACAGAACTTTTTAATCCTTTACTTATACCTGTTCTGGCAGGAATATTGTTTGTTCTTTTTGTAGCTTTTAAACTTGGAAGAGATGAAAAAAGAAGACTGGGAAATATAGAAAATGTAGAAATCGATACAAACAACCTTGGAGAAAAGAAAGAAAGCAGAAACTTTATTATAAATATATTAACAATAATAGTAGCAATAGTAGTTCTTGTTTCTGGAAAATTATCACCAACAGTTGTATTTATGATTGCTTTCTGTATTTCAATAGTGATAAATTTCCCATCTGTAAAAGAGCAGAAAGAAAGAGTAGATGCTCATGCAAAAGCAGCTCTTATGATGGCAAGTATACTATTTGCAGCAGGAGCTTTTATTGGAATTATGCAAAAATCTGGAATGATAACAGAGATGTCTACTGTTATAGTAAAGACAATTCCACAGTCATTGGGAAGCTATATGGCAGTTATTACAGGAATAATCGGTATGCCAGCAAGTTTATTGTTTGATCCAGATTCGTTCTATTTTGGAGTACTGCCAGTTCTTGCAACTACAGCACAAGAATTTGGAAGTTCAGCAATAGCAGTTGGAAGAGCAGCTATACTAGGGCAAATGACAACTGGATTCCCAGTAAGTCCCCTTACAGCTTCGACTTTCCTTTTAGTAGGATTAACAGGGGTAGAACTTGGAGAACATCAAAAGAAAACAATACCATATGCATTTTTAACTACAATAGTAATGCTTATAGTAGCAATAGTAACAGGTGCTTTATATAGATAA
- the rpoN gene encoding RNA polymerase sigma-54 factor: MDFTLKLKQEMKLSLTQEMKISMNILQMSSSNLKDFIEKEALKNPMLEVTYSAPSSKYNSDEEAPSPFDFIIEEKTLIDFLEEQLGYLKISPKIKSICEYVINNLDDRGYLSISKLEIKKALKVSAAQMKEAMDIIYSLEPAGIGAENLKENLKIQLIVKNIIDEKLFSLIDNYLEELGDRNYSIISDKLNISIEQIEDYLDIIKTLEPIPARGYFVGNKTNYVVPEAKIEIIDEELVVTLNDEAIPKIKINSSYESTNSLSDKNNMYTAINLIKSIEKRYITLERVLNQLIIKQKPFFFKGKDFLQTLTLKDIAKELNLHESTISRTVRDKFIETPQGMIAIKSLFILNSECLEIKKTIEELIKSEDKSSPLSDEKISLYFKNNGCNIARRTIAKYREELGIASTRERKRK; encoded by the coding sequence TTGGATTTTACATTAAAATTAAAACAAGAAATGAAGCTTTCTTTAACACAGGAAATGAAGATTTCTATGAATATACTTCAGATGTCTTCATCTAATTTAAAAGATTTTATTGAAAAAGAAGCATTAAAAAATCCAATGCTGGAAGTGACATATTCTGCCCCTTCATCTAAATATAATTCTGATGAAGAAGCTCCTTCACCTTTTGACTTTATTATTGAAGAAAAAACTTTGATTGATTTTTTAGAAGAACAGCTTGGTTATTTAAAAATTTCACCTAAAATAAAATCTATATGTGAATATGTGATAAATAATCTGGATGATAGAGGATATCTTTCTATTTCTAAATTAGAAATAAAAAAAGCTTTAAAAGTTTCTGCAGCTCAAATGAAAGAAGCTATGGATATTATATATTCTTTAGAACCAGCTGGTATTGGTGCTGAAAATCTAAAAGAAAATCTTAAGATACAGCTTATAGTAAAAAATATTATTGATGAAAAGCTCTTTTCTCTTATAGATAACTATCTGGAAGAACTTGGAGACAGAAATTATTCCATCATAAGTGATAAATTAAATATATCCATTGAGCAAATAGAAGATTATCTTGATATAATCAAGACATTAGAGCCTATTCCTGCTCGTGGATACTTTGTAGGGAATAAAACAAATTATGTAGTTCCAGAAGCTAAAATAGAAATTATTGATGAAGAATTAGTAGTTACATTGAATGATGAAGCTATTCCTAAAATAAAAATAAACAGTTCATATGAATCTACAAATTCACTTTCTGACAAAAATAATATGTATACAGCTATAAATCTGATTAAAAGCATTGAAAAAAGATATATTACTCTGGAAAGAGTTCTAAATCAGCTTATAATAAAACAAAAACCTTTCTTTTTTAAAGGAAAAGATTTTTTACAAACTTTAACATTAAAAGATATAGCCAAAGAATTAAATCTTCATGAGTCTACAATTTCCAGAACAGTTAGAGATAAATTTATAGAAACCCCTCAGGGAATGATTGCTATAAAATCTCTATTTATATTAAATTCAGAATGCCTTGAAATCAAAAAAACTATAGAAGAACTTATCAAATCTGAAGATAAGTCTTCTCCTTTGTCAGATGAAAAAATATCTTTATATTTTAAGAATAATGGCTGTAATATTGCGAGAAGGACTATAGCTAAATACAGAGAAGAACTTGGAATTGCTTCTACCAGAGAAAGAAAAAGAAAATAA
- a CDS encoding CDP-diacylglycerol--serine O-phosphatidyltransferase, which yields MVKRKYIAPNAITAAGLFLGYLSITASIKGEFIRAIVFIILAMVCDGLDGKTARKLDAFSEFGKEFDSFCDAVSFGLAPSLLVYSILTQKIAASPFIVPVSFLYALCGVMRLVKFNIITVASSEKGDFSGMPIPSAASMVCSYFLFCYMINKHLGIDLFNIDALMAITVIAAVLMVSTMKFKTPDKAFPFIPKKFAGAFIILVVITLPISLFIVTYAYVLINIMSHVTKRFFGAESSSDDNDEIEEIIEVIEDESPEEKDSDEENK from the coding sequence ATGGTAAAAAGAAAGTATATAGCACCCAATGCAATCACTGCTGCTGGTTTATTTCTAGGTTATTTAAGTATTACAGCATCAATAAAAGGTGAATTTATACGTGCTATAGTTTTTATTATATTAGCTATGGTTTGTGATGGATTAGATGGAAAAACTGCAAGAAAATTAGATGCTTTCAGTGAATTTGGTAAAGAATTTGATTCCTTTTGTGATGCAGTTTCTTTTGGTCTTGCTCCAAGTCTTTTAGTTTATTCTATATTGACACAAAAAATAGCAGCCAGTCCATTTATTGTTCCAGTTTCATTTTTATATGCTCTTTGTGGAGTTATGAGACTTGTAAAATTTAATATTATTACAGTTGCCTCAAGTGAAAAAGGTGATTTTAGTGGAATGCCTATTCCAAGTGCAGCCTCTATGGTTTGTTCTTATTTTCTTTTCTGTTATATGATAAATAAACATCTAGGTATTGATTTATTTAATATAGATGCTCTTATGGCAATTACAGTAATTGCTGCTGTACTTATGGTAAGCACTATGAAATTTAAAACTCCAGATAAAGCATTTCCTTTTATTCCAAAGAAATTTGCTGGTGCCTTTATTATTTTAGTAGTAATCACACTTCCTATAAGTCTGTTTATAGTAACTTATGCTTATGTTCTCATTAATATTATGTCCCATGTTACAAAAAGATTTTTTGGAGCTGAAAGTTCATCTGATGACAATGATGAAATAGAAGAGATAATAGAAGTTATAGAAGATGAAAGTCCTGAAGAAAAAGATTCAGACGAAGAAAATAAATAA
- the pcrA gene encoding ATP-dependent DNA helicase PcrA, translating into MSILEKLNDRQKKAAEKIEGALLILAGAGSGKTRTITYRIAHMIQELGISPYKILAVTFTNKAAKEMKERVEDLIGEDGRRTMVSTFHSFGVRLLRTYGNRLGYGANFTIYDADDQKRVVKGIMKELVVKDKNLTEGMAVSLISKLKEEEISADEYEKSENKYNMNAVVVAEIYRRYNITLKNNNGMDFSDILINTAKLLEIPDILNKVQDKFRYIMVDEYQDTNNIQYKIINKIASKYGNLCVVGDENQSIYGFRGANIQNILDFEKDYPNAEVVKLEENYRSTSVILDAANAVISNNSSARDKKLWTKKTTGEKITLLQCNDGRQEVNVIIEEIIKGKNQGKKYRDFTILYRMNAQSRLFEEGFLRFNIPYKIFGGMQFYQRAEIKDIVAYLAVINNTKDSLNLSRILNVPKRKIGDKSLEKINEFASVNGLTLFEALGRAKEIDTLTANMKLVLEEFYKMMTELIEISESEPVSELFDKVVKSIKYFDYLEANYEDSENRINNIEELRNSITEMEKIIETLTLREYLENISLVSATDNLEEEKDYVKLMTIHNSKGLEFPTVFLVGTEDEVFPGKKADFEPRELEEERRLCYVAITRAEDKLYISYAASRFMYGEESFRTKSRFINELPENLLESNVESYFKREAINPVKTPVKQQFKKMITIEDLNKTYKEYPYSIGEKVMHKKFGLGVVRGITDKKVEVDFVDGKREIAMAVADKFLTKN; encoded by the coding sequence ATGAGTATATTAGAAAAATTAAATGACAGACAGAAAAAAGCTGCTGAAAAAATAGAAGGGGCATTGCTTATACTTGCAGGGGCAGGTTCTGGAAAGACAAGAACAATAACTTACAGAATAGCACATATGATTCAAGAGTTAGGAATATCTCCATATAAAATATTAGCTGTGACATTTACAAATAAAGCAGCTAAAGAGATGAAAGAAAGAGTTGAGGATCTCATAGGAGAAGATGGAAGAAGAACAATGGTTTCTACATTCCACTCATTTGGAGTAAGACTTTTAAGAACATATGGGAACAGACTAGGTTATGGAGCTAATTTTACTATATATGATGCTGATGATCAGAAAAGAGTAGTAAAAGGCATAATGAAAGAACTTGTAGTAAAGGATAAAAATCTTACAGAAGGAATGGCAGTATCCCTTATTTCAAAATTAAAAGAGGAAGAAATATCTGCTGATGAATATGAAAAATCAGAAAATAAATATAATATGAATGCTGTAGTAGTAGCAGAAATATATAGAAGATATAATATAACTCTTAAAAATAATAATGGAATGGACTTTTCAGATATACTAATCAATACAGCGAAACTTCTGGAGATACCTGACATTTTAAATAAAGTTCAGGATAAATTCAGATATATAATGGTTGATGAATATCAGGATACAAATAATATTCAATATAAGATAATTAATAAAATAGCCAGCAAATATGGAAATTTATGTGTAGTTGGAGATGAAAATCAGAGTATATATGGTTTTAGAGGAGCTAATATTCAGAATATTCTAGATTTTGAAAAAGATTATCCAAATGCAGAAGTGGTAAAACTTGAAGAAAACTATCGTTCAACTTCAGTGATACTTGATGCTGCCAATGCTGTGATAAGCAATAACTCAAGTGCAAGAGATAAAAAACTCTGGACTAAAAAAACTACTGGTGAAAAAATAACTCTGCTTCAATGCAACGATGGAAGACAAGAAGTAAATGTTATAATTGAAGAAATAATCAAAGGGAAAAATCAAGGTAAAAAATATAGAGATTTTACTATTCTTTACAGAATGAATGCTCAATCAAGATTATTTGAAGAAGGTTTTTTGAGATTTAATATTCCTTATAAAATATTTGGAGGAATGCAGTTCTATCAAAGAGCAGAGATTAAAGATATAGTTGCTTATCTTGCTGTTATTAATAATACGAAAGACAGTCTTAATTTAAGCAGAATACTTAATGTACCTAAAAGAAAAATAGGAGATAAGAGTTTAGAAAAGATAAATGAATTTGCTTCTGTAAATGGACTTACTCTTTTTGAAGCACTAGGAAGAGCTAAAGAAATAGATACTCTTACAGCTAATATGAAATTAGTTTTAGAAGAATTTTATAAAATGATGACAGAACTTATTGAAATAAGCGAATCTGAACCTGTTTCAGAACTTTTTGATAAAGTGGTAAAAAGTATAAAATATTTTGATTATTTGGAAGCAAATTATGAAGATAGCGAAAATAGAATAAATAATATAGAAGAATTGAGAAACTCTATTACAGAAATGGAAAAAATAATAGAAACTCTTACTTTAAGAGAATACTTAGAAAATATATCTTTAGTAAGTGCCACAGATAATCTTGAGGAAGAAAAAGATTATGTAAAGCTTATGACTATACATAACTCAAAAGGACTTGAATTTCCAACAGTATTTTTAGTAGGAACAGAAGATGAAGTTTTTCCTGGGAAAAAAGCAGATTTTGAACCAAGAGAACTTGAAGAGGAAAGAAGATTGTGCTATGTAGCAATAACAAGAGCAGAGGATAAATTATATATTTCTTATGCTGCAAGCAGATTTATGTATGGAGAGGAAAGTTTTAGAACAAAATCAAGATTTATAAATGAACTTCCTGAAAATCTTCTTGAAAGTAATGTAGAGTCTTATTTTAAAAGAGAAGCAATAAATCCTGTAAAAACTCCTGTAAAACAGCAATTCAAAAAAATGATAACTATAGAAGATTTGAATAAAACATATAAAGAATACCCTTATTCTATTGGGGAAAAAGTAATGCATAAAAAATTTGGATTGGGAGTAGTAAGAGGAATAACAGATAAAAAAGTCGAAGTAGATTTTGTAGATGGAAAAAGAGAAATTGCAATGGCAGTTGCAGATAAGTTTTTAACAAAAAACTAG
- the lpxC gene encoding UDP-3-O-[3-hydroxymyristoyl] N-acetylglucosamine deacetylase, whose amino-acid sequence MKRKTLASEIVYSGIGLHKGENIDMKLIPGNNGIIFRRVDFEEGKNEIKLDIENTFDLTRGTNLKNEFGAKVHTIEHFLSALYAAEITDLVIELDGNELPICDGSAGNFIELFENAGIKELDKEVEPIVITKPIYLTVNDKSIVALPYDGYKITYAIRFEHSFLKSQLAEFEITLESYKKEIAPARTFGFDYEIEYLKKNNLALGGTLENAIVIEKDGVMNPEGLRYEDEFVRHKMLDIIGDLKILNRPIKGHIIAVKAGHALDIEFAKLLKKL is encoded by the coding sequence ATGAAAAGGAAAACACTGGCATCAGAAATTGTTTATTCTGGTATTGGGCTTCATAAAGGTGAAAATATTGATATGAAACTTATTCCTGGAAATAATGGAATAATTTTCAGAAGAGTTGATTTTGAAGAAGGAAAAAATGAGATAAAATTAGATATAGAAAATACTTTTGATCTTACACGTGGAACTAATTTAAAAAACGAATTTGGAGCAAAAGTACATACAATAGAGCATTTTTTATCAGCATTATATGCAGCAGAAATAACAGATTTGGTAATAGAACTTGATGGCAATGAACTTCCCATTTGTGATGGAAGTGCAGGTAATTTTATAGAACTTTTTGAAAATGCTGGAATAAAAGAGCTAGATAAAGAAGTGGAGCCTATAGTTATAACTAAACCAATCTATCTTACAGTAAATGATAAAAGTATAGTTGCTCTTCCATATGATGGATATAAAATAACATATGCTATCAGATTTGAGCATAGTTTTTTGAAATCACAGCTGGCAGAATTTGAAATAACCCTTGAAAGTTATAAAAAAGAGATAGCTCCAGCTAGAACTTTTGGTTTTGATTATGAAATAGAATATCTTAAGAAAAATAATCTTGCTTTAGGTGGAACTCTTGAGAATGCCATAGTTATAGAAAAAGATGGGGTAATGAATCCAGAGGGACTTAGATATGAAGATGAGTTTGTAAGACATAAAATGCTTGATATTATAGGAGATCTGAAAATATTGAACAGACCTATTAAAGGTCATATAATAGCAGTCAAAGCAGGACATGCTTTAGATATAGAATTTGCAAAATTACTGAAAAAATTATAA
- the fabZ gene encoding 3-hydroxyacyl-ACP dehydratase — translation MLDTLEIMKRIPHRYPFLLVDRILEVNKEEQKIKGLKNVTINEEFFNGHFPGHPIMPGVLIVEGMAQCLGVLVMDGVEGKVPYFVGVESAKFKSPIKPGDQVIYEVEVEKIKRNFVKAHGVAKVDGVLACEATFTFCITDK, via the coding sequence ATGTTAGATACTTTAGAAATCATGAAGAGAATCCCGCACAGATATCCATTCTTACTTGTTGATAGAATTCTTGAAGTGAACAAAGAAGAACAGAAAATAAAAGGCTTGAAAAATGTTACTATTAATGAAGAATTTTTTAATGGACATTTTCCAGGACATCCAATTATGCCGGGAGTCCTTATAGTAGAAGGAATGGCACAATGTTTAGGTGTTCTTGTAATGGATGGAGTGGAAGGAAAAGTTCCATATTTTGTAGGTGTTGAAAGTGCTAAATTTAAAAGCCCAATAAAACCTGGTGATCAAGTTATATATGAGGTAGAAGTAGAAAAAATAAAAAGAAACTTTGTAAAGGCTCATGGAGTAGCAAAAGTAGATGGAGTTTTGGCATGCGAAGCTACATTTACATTCTGTATAACAGACAAATAA
- a CDS encoding UDP-N-acetylglucosamine acyltransferase — MIDIHSTAIIEEGAIIEDGVKIGPYCVIGKDVKIGKNTVIQSHVVVEGITEIGEDNTIYSFVSIGKASQDLKYKNEPTKTIIGNKNSIREFVTIHRGTDDRWETRIGNGNLLMAYVHVAHDVIIGDGCILANNVTLAGHVVVDSFAIIGGLTPIHQFCRIGSYSMIGGASAVNQDICPFILAEGNKAEVRGLNSIGLRRRGFSDETLSNLKKAYRIIFRNGLPLKEAVKQVEEEYGEDDNIKYLLEFINSSNRGITR; from the coding sequence TTGATAGATATTCATAGCACTGCTATAATTGAAGAAGGAGCAATTATAGAAGATGGAGTAAAGATAGGACCTTACTGTGTAATAGGTAAAGATGTAAAAATAGGAAAAAATACAGTTATACAATCTCATGTAGTTGTAGAAGGAATTACAGAAATAGGGGAAGACAATACTATTTACTCATTTGTTTCTATTGGAAAAGCTTCTCAGGATTTAAAATATAAAAATGAACCCACAAAAACTATTATAGGAAACAAAAACTCAATAAGAGAATTTGTTACTATTCACAGAGGAACAGATGACAGATGGGAAACAAGAATAGGAAATGGGAATCTTCTTATGGCCTATGTTCATGTTGCTCATGATGTTATCATAGGAGATGGATGTATACTTGCAAATAATGTCACTTTAGCAGGTCATGTAGTGGTTGACAGTTTTGCAATAATAGGAGGACTTACTCCTATCCATCAATTCTGCAGAATAGGGTCTTATTCTATGATAGGAGGGGCAAGTGCTGTAAATCAGGATATTTGTCCTTTCATACTTGCTGAAGGGAATAAAGCTGAAGTAAGAGGATTAAACAGTATTGGACTCAGAAGAAGAGGTTTTTCTGATGAAACATTGTCAAATCTAAAAAAAGCTTATAGAATCATATTTAGAAATGGACTTCCTTTAAAAGAGGCTGTAAAACAGGTAGAGGAAGAATATGGTGAAGATGATAATATAAAATATTTACTGGAGTTTATAAATAGCAGTAATAGGGGGATAACTAGATAA